A genomic region of Dermacentor andersoni chromosome 9, qqDerAnde1_hic_scaffold, whole genome shotgun sequence contains the following coding sequences:
- the LOC126527518 gene encoding GILT-like protein 1 has protein sequence MGAVSLCCLLLLGLLARSPCLAQTKPETAVGLYGNPVQKVNVTVMYEPYCKDSSWFITNQLFPVYGLLRKYLVVEMVPFGLARMKEPQGADTTVSFTCRHGQAECHASMIHACAIDLYPDTDMHLPFIACTLKEPKPEKNVRTCSNEHKLESSKISDCVESPLGKILLQKMGWRTTKVRPPMNSVPSVLIDGEFQKRYQKKLQRKFKEAVCEHFKPPFPKPCVVKGWFSR, from the exons ATGGGGGCCGTTTCGCTgtgctgcctgctgctgctgggcCTGCTGGCACGCAGCCCGTGCCTCGCCCAGACCAAGCCGGAAACTGCCGTGGGCCTCTACGGTAATCCTGTGCAGAAG GTGAACGTGACCGTCATGTACGAACCGTACTGCAAGGACAGTTCGTGGTTCATCACCAACCAGCTGTTTCCAGTGTACGGGCTTTTGCGCAAGTACCTGGTCGTCGAGATGGTGCCGTTCGGACTCGCGCGCATGAAGGAACCGCAGGGGGCCGACACGACCGTGTCCTTCACCTGCCGCCACGGGCAGGCCGAGTGCCACGCGAGCATGATTCACGCGTGTGCCATCGACCTCTACCCGGACACGGACATGCACTTGCCGTTCATTGCGTGCACGCTCAAGGAGCCGAAGCCCGAGAAGAACGTGCGAACGTGCAGCAACGAGCACAAACTTGAGAGCAGCAAGATATCCGACTGCGTCGAGTCGCCGCTGGGCAAGATTCTCCTGCAGAAGATGGGCTGGCGCACGACGAAGGTGCGGCCGCCAATGAACAGCGTGCCCAGCGTTCTCATCGACGGCGAGTTCCAAAAGCGCTACCAGAAGAAGCTGCAGAGGAAGTTCAAGGAGGCCGTCTGCGAGCACTTCAAGCCTCCCTTCCCGAAGCCGTGCGTGGTCAAGGGGTGGTTCAGCCGTTGA
- the LOC126527519 gene encoding GILT-like protein 1 yields the protein MGGVCLLCSLLLSLLACSPCLGQAQSEPVTALLPSAVKKVNLTVLYEPYSKESSWFINKQLVPMYRLLRKHLVVDMVPFGGTHIKEPQVANTTVSFTCRHGQAECQASMIHACAIALYPDPDKHLPFISCTLMSWKPEKNAQKCSNEHKLESSRILGCASSEQGRILLQKMGRRTMSVQPPINRVPSVVIDGGFNKRYQKELQEVIKATVCKHFKPPVPEPCLVKKRRGWFWF from the exons ATGGGGGGCGTGTGTTTGCTGTGCAGCCTGCTGCTGAGCTTGCTCGCCTGCAGCCCGTGTCTTGGCCAGGCCCAGTCGGAACCAGTCACGGCCCTCTTACCATCCGCTGTAAAGAAG GTGAACCTGACCGTCCTGTACGAACCATACTCCAAGGAAAGCTCGTGGTTCATCAACAAGCAGCTCGTGCCCATGTACAGGCTTCTGCGCAAACACCTCGTCGTCGACATGGTGCCGTTCGGTGGCACGCACATCAAGGAACCGCAGGTTGCCAACACCACCGTGTCCTTCACCTGCCGCCACGGGCAGGCCGAGTGCCAGGCGAGCATGATTCACGCGTGCGCCATCGCCCTGTACCCGGACCCGGACAAGCACTTGCCGTTCATATCGTGCACGCTGATGTCGTGGAAGCCCGAGAAGAACGCGCAAAAGTGCAGCAACGAGCACAAATTAGAGAGCAGCAGGATCCTCGGCTGCGCCTCGTCGGAGCAGGGCAGGATTCTCCTGCAGAAGATGGGCCGGCGCACAATGTCCGTGCAACCGCCCATCAATCGCGTGCCCAGCGTGGTCATCGACGGCGGCTTCAACAAGCGCTACCAGAAGGAGCTGCAGGAGGTCATCAAGGCGACCGTCTGCAAGCACTTCAAGCCACCTGTACCGGAGCCTTGCCTAGTCAAGAAACGTAGAGGGTGGTTCTGGTTTTGA